A stretch of DNA from Dehalobacterium formicoaceticum:
TGTATCCGGAACAGCGGCAGATATTACCAGCTAGTGCCCTTCGTATCTCTGCTTCTGTCGGCGCAGGATTTTCCAGTAAAAGTGCTTTGGCAGAGAGGATCATACCTGGTGTACAGTAGCCGCATTGGATCGCCACTTCTTCTACAAAAGCCGACTGCAGGGGGTCAAGCTTACCGTTCTTTTCCAACCCTTCGATGGTTATTACTTGTCTGCCCGATATCTGGGCAGCCACCAGCAAACAGGAATGGATGGCTTTTCCATCTAAGAGGATAGTGCAAGCGCCGCATTCACCTTCGCCGCAGCCCTCCTTCGTGCCCATAAGACCAAGGTCTTCACGAAGGATATCGATGAGGCGCTTATCCGCAGCCACTTCCAGAACGCGCTTCTTGTCATT
This window harbors:
- a CDS encoding (2Fe-2S)-binding protein produces the protein MKLEFTVNDKKRVLEVAADKRLIDILREDLGLMGTKEGCGEGECGACTILLDGKAIHSCLLVAAQISGRQVITIEGLEKNGKLDPLQSAFVEEVAIQCGYCTPGMILSAKALLLENPAPTEAEIRRALAGNICRCSGYTQILRAVNRAAREGGAAI